A section of the Anabaena cylindrica PCC 7122 genome encodes:
- a CDS encoding type II toxin-antitoxin system VapC family toxin: MEILDFTPEADHCLKQLLKDNPPLRKNRLQKDIRIGAIALSIGATVVTRNQKDFTQIPGLKIEDWTL; the protein is encoded by the coding sequence ATGGAAATATTGGACTTTACACCAGAAGCGGATCATTGTCTCAAACAATTATTAAAAGATAATCCACCCCTACGAAAAAATCGTCTCCAAAAAGATATTCGGATTGGAGCTATCGCTTTATCTATTGGTGCTACAGTTGTTACCCGTAATCAAAAAGATTTTACTCAAATTCCAGGACTCAAAATCGAAGATTGGACGCTGTAA